The following are encoded together in the Engystomops pustulosus unplaced genomic scaffold, aEngPut4.maternal MAT_SCAFFOLD_192, whole genome shotgun sequence genome:
- the LOC140108878 gene encoding uncharacterized protein — protein MESASRILNRTPLTCPVCCRPDKILSTHLKRKCMRLNTEQERKAALKLARKQLMSIAAKGTAIYYPDIMSLGSLENVVPFLEDRGFVIISKPTPSRQGTSSTSVPAATSTVPQPEPEQPSEPDMEDVPALMEMDDQEEPGDDHDQRDQEGPGDDHDQRDQEGPGDDHDQRDQEPSRREEEESEDDLPMYSHTQRHLQTNWTSDVRLRMKAAGLYRRHSLDHPILKGFASYLADTLNVTNYSQEVEDVSRFLFFMNPKAVNLEFVKDVQKANAFFTKLRELNLANQTVFNYLKHVRRFMTYQLRATNLFSEHPRLYKSCEFFKDVTEDIQKRLSKGISKEVVSKRYQALITTTKSPDDCRRLLSVAKPSFLQSIGAVQAGSCDMSSQLDIIYYLEALLVLKHLQRPGVVANMTVSEWRDRISHTYRGEELVIIGVKTHKTATQQVATFVLNKEEEKWFECYFEKVRPKLILRKSTNDSFFVSTSGKAIHNVSNDIRRYHEKFELPSITSQLIRRVCETWTMPNYSDSEKCLFAKYLAHTNLTAERNYREKTLEDICHAYSLVVQAGQGASDQPRPSTSRITDEEEQEEHNEDDQTMQLDGDSPIGVTTRSQKRRQPETRGSSSSRRHMDVEDQDSEDEDGPFPQEEDVREERMDLSTRESELEAGGSSSSSNLDVEDLRKSDEEGGEDMIGVVTRNQKRRQPEEEGGSSIRDFNAEENQASQEEDDWILQLIGSTTEESLSDSDDAEFTSRAQTSSLPTVSTRSQRKTEPAADRSTRTEEPRRSSRLRR, from the exons ATGGAGTCTGCATCCAGAAT TCTTAACAGAACTCCCTTGACCTGCCCCGTCTGCTGCAGACCTGATAAGATACTTTCAACACATCTTAAAAGAAAGTGCATGCGGCTCAACACAGAACAGGAGAGGAAAGCTGCATTAAAATTGGCCAGGAAACAACTCATGTCTATAGCAGCCAAGGGCACAGCCATTTATTATCCGGACATAATGTCTCTGGGATCTCTAGAGAATGTAGTCCCCTTTCTGGAGGACAGAGGATTTGTAATAATCAGTAAGCCAACTCCAAGCAG GCAAGGGACATCGTCTACCTCAGtgcctgctgccacctccacagtgCCCCAACCTGAACCGGAACAGCCATCTGAACCAGACATGGAGGATGTCCCAGCTCTAATGGAGATGGATGACCAAGAAGAACCAGGAGATGACCATGACCAGAGGGACCAAGAAGGACCAGGAGATGACCATGACCAGAGGGACCAAGAAGGACCAGGAGATGACCATGACCAGAGGGACCAAGAACCATctagaagagaagaggaagaaagCGAAGATGACCTACCTATGTATAGCCACACTCAGAG ACACCTACAGACAAATTGGACTTCGGATGTAAGACTGAGGATGAAGGCTGCAGGCTTATACCGCCGCCACTCTTTGGATCATCCCATTCTCAAGGGCTTTGCTTCTTACTTGGCTGACACATTAAATGTGACCAACTACAGCCAAGAGGTGGAAGATGTCTCCAGATTTCTATTTTTTATGAATCCAAAGGCTGTCAATCTGGAGTTCGTCAAAGATGTGCAGAAGGCCAACGCATTTTTCACCAAGCTGAGGGAATTGAACTTGGCCAACCAGACTGTCTTCAACTACTTGAAGCATGTCAGGAGGTTCATGACCTATCAGCTTAGGGCCACCAACCTTTTTTCAGAACATCCCAGACTTTATAAGTCCTGCGAATTTTTTAAGGATGTGACCGAAGACATTCAAAAGCGGCTGTCAAAGGGCATATCTAAAGAAGTTGTCAGCAAGCG GTACCAAGCATTGATCACTACCACAAAGAGCCCAGATGATTGCCGCAGGCTCCTATCAGTAGCAAAGCCCTCTTTCCTCCAGTCCATAGGAGCTGTCCAGGCTGGTAGCTGCGATATGAGTTCACAGctcgacattatttattatttggaGGCCCTCCTTGTTCTGAAACATCTTCAGCGTCCTGGGGTTGTGGCCAATATGACA GTCTCAGAATGGAGAGATCGCATCTCTCACACCTATAGAGGGGAGGAGCTTGTCATAATTGGCGTGAAGACGCACAAGACAGCGACCCAACAAGTGGCTACGTTTGTGCTAAACAAGGAGGAAGAAAAG TGGTTTGAGTGCTACTTTGAAAAAGTGAGGCCTAAGTTGATACTCCGTAAATCAACCAACGACTCATTTTTTGTTTCAACTAGTGGAAAGGCCATCCACAATGTCTCCAATGATATCAGGCGGTACCACGAAAA ATTCGAACTCCCCAGCATCACCAGCCAACTAATCCGGAGGGTGTGTGAGACTTGGACAATGCCAAATTATTCGGACTCAGAGAAGTGCCTTTTTGCTAAATATTTGGCACATACAAATCTGACAGCCGAAAGGAATTATAGGGAGAAGACTTTGGAGGACATCTGCCATGCCTACTCTCTGGTAGTGCAGGCAGGGCAAGGCGCCAGCGATCAACCCCGACCCAGCACCTCAAG aatcacagatgaagaagagcaggaagagcacaATGAAGACGACCAGACCATGCAGCTTGATGGTGACAGTCCGATCGGCGTGACTACCAGATCCCAGAAAAGGAGACAGCCTGAAACAAGAGGAAGCAGCTCTAGCAG AAGACACATGGATGTAGAAGACCAGGACAGCGAAGATGAAGATGGCCCATTTCCACAAGAGGAAGATGTCAGAGAAGAGAGGATGGACTTGTCAACCAGGGAGAGTGAGCTTGAAGCAGGAGGAAGCAGCTCTAGCAG CAACTTGGATGTAGAAGACCTGCGTAAATCGGATGAAGAAGGTGGCGAGGATATGATCGGCGTGGTGACCAGGAACCAGAAGAGGAGGcagcctgaagaagaaggaggcaGCTCTATCCG GGATTTCAATGCAGAGGAAAATCAGGCTAGCCAGGAGGAAGATGATTGGATTCTACAGTTAATAGGCAGCACCACAGAGGAGAGCCTAAGTGATTCGGATGATGCTGAATTTACTTCAAG AGCACAGACATCCTCCTTGCCCACAGTGTCCACACGGTCCCAAAGGAAGACTGAGCCCGCAGCAGACAGGTCTACTAG gaCTGAAGAACCAAGAAGAAGTTCTAGACTTCGAAGATAA